Proteins encoded by one window of Musa acuminata AAA Group cultivar baxijiao chromosome BXJ2-9, Cavendish_Baxijiao_AAA, whole genome shotgun sequence:
- the LOC103997221 gene encoding uncharacterized protein LOC103997221 isoform X2 translates to MRCVLHCSRGVERRKIKEEIAMGVAKESRALRKGKSSLSPAPGAVPGGAMAPEVAPVAFTVDGADEDERLRLAGALAREEMLRRRSRRTKQLARCYSRQFWALMEEVRVKHRDYYWEHGLSPFDEGDDGCGKGRAEKENGGRAAAGALDGIEENGRARLGFGEGEGSGRTMTGERMRCAFPGCKSKAMPLTRFCHPHILADGKQKLYKACTYVTKRLVAGRNMWTKDGLSAT, encoded by the exons ATGAGATGCGTCTTGCACTGTTCAAGAGGAGTGGAGAGACGGAAGATAAAGGAGGAGATAGCGATGGGAGTTGCCAAAGAGAGCAGAGCGCTGAGGAAGGGCAAATCGAGCCTTAGCCCTGCCCCCGGAGCGGTTCCCGGAGGGGCGATGGCGCCGGAGGTTGCCCCCGTCGCGTTCACCGTCGACGGCGCCGACGAGGATGAGCGCCTCCGACTCGCGGGTGCGCTCGCCCGGGAGGAGATGCTACGCCGCCGCTCGCGCCGGACAAAGCAGCTTGCCCGTTGCTACAGCCGCCAGTTCTGGGCCCTCATGGAGGAGGTCCGGGTGAAGCACCGGGATTACTATTGGGAGCACGGGTTGAGCCCCTTCGATGAGGGAGATGACGGCTGTGGGAAAGGACGGGCGGAGAAGGAGAATGGCGGGCGGGCGGCAGCTGGGGCTTTGGATGGGATCGAGGAGAACGGGAGGGCGCGGTTAGGGTTCGGGGAAGGGGAGGGCAGTGGTCGGACGATGACGGGGGAGAGGATGCGGTGCGCGTTTCCCGGGTGCAAGTCGAAGGCCATGCCCTTGACGAGGTTTTGCCATCCGCATATTTTGGCGGACGGGAAGCAGAAGCTTTACAAGGCTTGTACGTATGTGACGAAAAG GCTTGTCGCCGGACGAAATATGTGGACAAAAGATGGTCTTAGTGCTACTTAA
- the LOC103997221 gene encoding uncharacterized protein LOC103997221 isoform X1: MRCVLHCSRGVERRKIKEEIAMGVAKESRALRKGKSSLSPAPGAVPGGAMAPEVAPVAFTVDGADEDERLRLAGALAREEMLRRRSRRTKQLARCYSRQFWALMEEVRVKHRDYYWEHGLSPFDEGDDGCGKGRAEKENGGRAAAGALDGIEENGRARLGFGEGEGSGRTMTGERMRCAFPGCKSKAMPLTRFCHPHILADGKQKLYKACTYVTKSHTCGQSGPITCGKPVLRVAEPSLCHVHFLKVQRSISKVFKSGGLNISSSSRAAHKLSVLIAECVRQIQDTRREALQFYVD, from the exons ATGAGATGCGTCTTGCACTGTTCAAGAGGAGTGGAGAGACGGAAGATAAAGGAGGAGATAGCGATGGGAGTTGCCAAAGAGAGCAGAGCGCTGAGGAAGGGCAAATCGAGCCTTAGCCCTGCCCCCGGAGCGGTTCCCGGAGGGGCGATGGCGCCGGAGGTTGCCCCCGTCGCGTTCACCGTCGACGGCGCCGACGAGGATGAGCGCCTCCGACTCGCGGGTGCGCTCGCCCGGGAGGAGATGCTACGCCGCCGCTCGCGCCGGACAAAGCAGCTTGCCCGTTGCTACAGCCGCCAGTTCTGGGCCCTCATGGAGGAGGTCCGGGTGAAGCACCGGGATTACTATTGGGAGCACGGGTTGAGCCCCTTCGATGAGGGAGATGACGGCTGTGGGAAAGGACGGGCGGAGAAGGAGAATGGCGGGCGGGCGGCAGCTGGGGCTTTGGATGGGATCGAGGAGAACGGGAGGGCGCGGTTAGGGTTCGGGGAAGGGGAGGGCAGTGGTCGGACGATGACGGGGGAGAGGATGCGGTGCGCGTTTCCCGGGTGCAAGTCGAAGGCCATGCCCTTGACGAGGTTTTGCCATCCGCATATTTTGGCGGACGGGAAGCAGAAGCTTTACAAGGCTTGTACGTATGTGACGAAAAG TCACACCTGTGGGCAAAGCGGGCCAATTACCTGTGGGAAGCCAGTCCTGAGAGTTGCTGAGCCTTCTCTCTGTCATGTCCACTTCCTGAAAGTTCAGAGGAGTATCTCAAAAGTTTTCAAAAGTGGTGGACTTAACATATCCTCTTCAAGCAGGGCTGCCCATAAACTTAGTGTTTTAATAGCTGAATGTGTTCGTCAAATTCAAGACACAAGAAGAGAAGCATTGCAATTTTATGTGGATTAG
- the LOC103996751 gene encoding inositol transporter 1 translates to MTIQSFPGSSGIIDASPKRDISYFSNFYVLGLTLTAGIGGFLFGYDTGVISGALLYIRDDFAAVAENNVLQETIVSMAIAGAIIGAAGGGWVNDAYGRKKATLLADIIFAIGSAVMCAAPDPYVLIFGRLLVGLGIGIASVTAPVYIAEASPSEIRGGLVGMNVLMITGGQFLSYLVNLAFTEVPGTWRWMLGVAALPAIIQFFLMLFLPESPRWLYLKNEKPQAIAVLAKIYGSDRLEEEIDLLAVASEEAFRSKNNVRYLDVFKSKEMRLAFLAGAGLQAFQQFTGINTVMYYSPTIVQMAGFTSNQLALLLSLIVAAMNAAGTIVGIFLIDRCGRRRLTLSSLSGVIISLLILSGAFFLQSSELNSGLCEVQTLHGTCGTSLGWIAVLGLALYIAFFSPGMGPVPWAVNSEIYPEAYRGVCGGMSATVNWVSNLIVSQTFLSLVTVVGTGGTFLIIAGVAVVAFIFVALFVPETKGLSFEEVERLWKERAWGGEDVRRGLLV, encoded by the exons ATGACGATCCAGTCGTTCCCGGGAAGCTCGGGAATCATTGATGCCTCGCCGAAGAGGGACATATCCTACTTCAGCAATTTCTACGTGCTCGGTCTCACTCTGACGGCTGGCATCGGTGGTTTTCTGTTTGGCTACGATACGG GTGTCATATCTGGAGCCCTTCTATATATTCGTGATGATTTCGCTGCTGTTGCCGAAAACAATGTTTTACAG GAAACTATTGTTAGCATGGCAATAGCTGGAGCCATCATCGGAGCTGCAGGTGGTGGATGGGTGAATGATGCCTATGGGCGAAAGAAAGCTACCCTTCTTGCTGACATCATTTTTGCCATTGGATCTGCTGTAATGTGTGCTGCTCCGGACCCATACGTCCTCATTTTTGGAAGGCTTCTTGTTGGCTTGGGCATTGGAATAGCATCTGTCACTGCTCCTGTTTATATTGCTGAAGCTTCACCTTCAGAAATTAGGGGAGGTCTAGTTGGCATGAATGTACTTATGATCACCGGGGGACAGTTTCTCTCCTACCTTGTAAATCTTGCTTTTACAGAG GTACCTGGCACTTGGCGCTGGATGCTTGGAGTTGCTGCACTGCCAGCAATTATACAGTTCTTTCTGATGCTGTTTCTGCCTGAGTCACCTCGCTGGCTTTATCTGAAG AATGAGAAACCTCAGGCTATTGCAGTACTTGCAAAAATATATGGATCTGATCGCTTAGAGGAGGAAATAGATCTTCTGGCTGTTGCTTCTGAGGAAGCTTTTCGCTCCAAGAACAATGTCAGATACTTGGATGTCTTTAAGTCAAAAGAAATGAGGCTTGCATTTCTTGCAGGAGCTGGCCTTCAG GCTTTTCAGCAGTTCACTGGGATAAACACAGTTATGTATTACAGTCCTACAATAGTCCAGATGGCTGGTTTCACTTCAAACCAGCTTGCTCTGCTCCTCTCCCTCATCGTTGCAGCCATGAATGCAGCTGGTACAATTGTGGGAATCTTCCTCATTGACCGCTGTGGCCGGCGTCGATTAACACTCAGCAGTTTGTCTGGCGTTATCATCTCGCTTCTCATACTTTCTGGGGCATTCTTTCTGCAGTCATCTGAACTCAACTCCGGCTTATGTGAGGTGCAAACCCTTCATGGCACTTGTGGCACAAGCCTTGGATGGATTGCTGTTCTTGGTCTTGCTCTCTACATTGCCTTCTTCTCTCCGGGGATGGGCCCTGTTCCATGGGCAGTTAACTCAGAGATCTACCCAGAGGCCTACCGTGGTGTCTGTGGGGGCATGTCAGCCACAGTGAACTGGGTCTCGAACCTGATTGTTTCACAGACATTCCTCTCGCTTGTCACTGTTGTAGGGACAGGGGGAACGTTCTTGATCATTGCCGGTGTGGCCGTGGTGGCATTCATTTTCGTGGCGCTATTCGTGCCAGAAACAAAAGGCCTGAGCTTTGAGGAGGTGGAGAGGCTGTGGAAAGAAAGGGCATGGGGAGGTGAAGATGTGCGCCGGGGCCTGTTGGTCTGA
- the LOC103996752 gene encoding uncharacterized protein LOC103996752 isoform X1 has product MRAPSLLAQCLPALVPHDKASQAGVSMVSERDLHLPSPAVEILPSKNAHPYKYAGENVDLQGLKIFKGRVSVSDMIGFSNSEMASSKSDGFLKCWESSTDLVSILKLEIRDGQLTFRGKRILELGCGYGIAGTFACLKGASTVHFHDLNAETIRCTTIPNVLANLEQARDKQSRQPESPLTPSRQQLTSDVHFYAGDWEELPTVLSVVRVDDFELAQGANLSFSEDDYLDACSSQEGSAIAHETCSRRSRKLSGSRAWERASETDPGDGGYDVILVTEIPHSVNSLKKLYALITKCLRPPYGVLYLAVKKSFIGSNGVARQLRAMVDEEGIFGIHVVTEVSDREIWKFFFK; this is encoded by the exons ATGAGGGCACCGTCGCTTCTTGCGCAATGCTTGCCGGCGTTGGTGCCCCATGACAAGGCCAGTCAGGCTGGTGTTTCCATGGTCTCCGAAAGGGATTTGCATCTTCCCTCACCAGCTGTCGAGATTCTTCCTTCCAAG AATGCTCATCCGTACAAATATGCTGGAGAAAATGTTGATCTTCAAGGACTCAAAATTTTTAAG GGAAGGGTTAGTGTGTCTGACATGATTGGGTTTTCGAATTCAGAGATGGCATCATCCAAATCTGATG GGTTTCTGAAATGTTGGGAGAGTTCAACTGATCTTGTAAGCATTCTCAAGCTTGAGATTCGTGATGGCCAGCTGACTTTTAGAGGCAAAAGGATCCTAGAG CTTGGTTGTGGTTATGGCATAGCTGGGACTTTTGCTTGTCTGAAG GGTGCTTCCACAGTTCATTTCCATGATCTGAATGCTGAAACTATAAGATGCACAACCATACCCAATGTCCTTGCAAATCTTGAGCAGGCTAGGGACAAGCAGAGCCGCCAACCGGAGAGTCCTCTCACTCCATCTCGACAGCAGTTAACTTCTGATGTCCACTTCTATGCTGGGGACTGGGAGGAGCTCCCCACTGTCCTATCTGTGGTGAGGGTGGATGATTTCGAGTTGGCACAAGGGGCTAACCTCAGCTTCTCTGAAGATGACTATCTGGATGCATGTAGCAGTCAGGAGGGAAGTGCAATTGCTCATGAAACTTGCTCGAGACGGTCAAGGAAGCTCTCTGGAAGCCGGGCCTGGGAAAGGGCAAGCGAGACAGACCCAGGAGATGGTGGCTATGATGTTATTTTGGTTACTGAGATCCCTCACTCGGTCAACTCCTTGAAGAAGCTATATGCCCTCATAACAAAG TGTCTGCGACCGCCATATGGAGTGTTGTATTTGGCTGTGAAGAAAAGCTTTATAGGTTCCAATGGTGTAGCACGACAACTAAGAGCTATGGTGGATGAGGAGGGTATTTTTGGCATCCATGTTGTTACTGAAGTGTCGGACAGGGAGATATGGAAATTCTTTTTCAAGTGA
- the LOC103996752 gene encoding uncharacterized protein LOC103996752 isoform X2, whose protein sequence is MRAPSLLAQCLPALVPHDKASQAGVSMVSERDLHLPSPAVEILPSKNAHPYKYAGENVDLQGLKIFKGRVSVSDMIGFSNSEMASSKSDGFLKCWESSTDLVSILKLEIRDGQLTFRGKRILELGCGYGIAGTFACLKARDKQSRQPESPLTPSRQQLTSDVHFYAGDWEELPTVLSVVRVDDFELAQGANLSFSEDDYLDACSSQEGSAIAHETCSRRSRKLSGSRAWERASETDPGDGGYDVILVTEIPHSVNSLKKLYALITKCLRPPYGVLYLAVKKSFIGSNGVARQLRAMVDEEGIFGIHVVTEVSDREIWKFFFK, encoded by the exons ATGAGGGCACCGTCGCTTCTTGCGCAATGCTTGCCGGCGTTGGTGCCCCATGACAAGGCCAGTCAGGCTGGTGTTTCCATGGTCTCCGAAAGGGATTTGCATCTTCCCTCACCAGCTGTCGAGATTCTTCCTTCCAAG AATGCTCATCCGTACAAATATGCTGGAGAAAATGTTGATCTTCAAGGACTCAAAATTTTTAAG GGAAGGGTTAGTGTGTCTGACATGATTGGGTTTTCGAATTCAGAGATGGCATCATCCAAATCTGATG GGTTTCTGAAATGTTGGGAGAGTTCAACTGATCTTGTAAGCATTCTCAAGCTTGAGATTCGTGATGGCCAGCTGACTTTTAGAGGCAAAAGGATCCTAGAG CTTGGTTGTGGTTATGGCATAGCTGGGACTTTTGCTTGTCTGAAG GCTAGGGACAAGCAGAGCCGCCAACCGGAGAGTCCTCTCACTCCATCTCGACAGCAGTTAACTTCTGATGTCCACTTCTATGCTGGGGACTGGGAGGAGCTCCCCACTGTCCTATCTGTGGTGAGGGTGGATGATTTCGAGTTGGCACAAGGGGCTAACCTCAGCTTCTCTGAAGATGACTATCTGGATGCATGTAGCAGTCAGGAGGGAAGTGCAATTGCTCATGAAACTTGCTCGAGACGGTCAAGGAAGCTCTCTGGAAGCCGGGCCTGGGAAAGGGCAAGCGAGACAGACCCAGGAGATGGTGGCTATGATGTTATTTTGGTTACTGAGATCCCTCACTCGGTCAACTCCTTGAAGAAGCTATATGCCCTCATAACAAAG TGTCTGCGACCGCCATATGGAGTGTTGTATTTGGCTGTGAAGAAAAGCTTTATAGGTTCCAATGGTGTAGCACGACAACTAAGAGCTATGGTGGATGAGGAGGGTATTTTTGGCATCCATGTTGTTACTGAAGTGTCGGACAGGGAGATATGGAAATTCTTTTTCAAGTGA